The following coding sequences are from one Armatimonadota bacterium window:
- a CDS encoding aromatic ring-hydroxylating dioxygenase subunit alpha codes for MPRFEMHEDVTRASTIPSAFYTDPQLYEESKERIFAKSWQFVTHLDSVQVPGQTYPFTLLEGCLDEPLLFTRDMDDRVHCMSNVCTHRGNIVCEGAGQASSLRCRYHGRRFNLDGSFKSMPEFDDVQGFPSEKDNLPKVDFAQWRGFFFCNLSPQFPLNEQLKEVDDLCGFMPIEDFVHDASGQRDYVVKCHWALYVDNYLEGFHIPFVHADLSEALDYGDYSTILHKHGNLQLGIGSDECFDLPRGHPYEKESVAAFYFWLYPNLMLNFYPWGLSVNVVRPVGPSQTKVTFIPFVWDESKRTSGAGAALDRVEREDEAIVEMVQKGVRSRYYDRGRYSPPRESGVHQFHQMIAESMR; via the coding sequence ATGCCGCGATTCGAGATGCACGAGGACGTGACACGGGCCTCGACGATCCCATCCGCCTTCTACACCGATCCCCAGCTGTACGAAGAGAGCAAGGAGAGGATCTTCGCAAAGTCGTGGCAGTTCGTCACGCACCTCGACAGTGTGCAGGTGCCTGGCCAAACGTATCCGTTCACGCTTCTCGAAGGGTGTCTCGACGAGCCGCTGCTGTTCACCCGCGACATGGACGACCGGGTTCACTGCATGAGCAACGTCTGCACTCACCGCGGCAACATCGTATGCGAGGGCGCGGGCCAAGCGAGTTCGCTGCGCTGTCGGTACCACGGCAGGCGGTTCAACCTCGACGGCTCGTTCAAGTCCATGCCGGAGTTCGACGATGTACAAGGTTTTCCGAGCGAGAAAGACAACTTGCCAAAGGTCGACTTCGCACAGTGGCGGGGGTTCTTCTTCTGCAATCTCAGCCCGCAGTTTCCATTGAACGAGCAACTGAAAGAGGTCGATGATCTCTGCGGATTCATGCCGATCGAGGATTTCGTCCACGACGCCTCTGGCCAGCGCGACTACGTGGTCAAGTGCCACTGGGCGCTGTACGTCGACAACTACCTCGAGGGGTTTCACATCCCTTTCGTCCATGCTGATCTGAGCGAAGCGTTGGATTACGGCGACTACAGCACGATTTTGCACAAGCACGGCAATCTGCAGCTCGGCATCGGGAGCGACGAGTGTTTCGATCTTCCGAGAGGGCATCCGTATGAAAAGGAAAGCGTCGCGGCGTTTTACTTCTGGCTCTACCCGAACCTCATGCTGAACTTCTATCCGTGGGGGCTGTCGGTCAACGTCGTCCGCCCGGTCGGCCCATCGCAGACCAAGGTGACGTTTATCCCGTTCGTGTGGGACGAATCGAAGCGAACATCAGGTGCCGGTGCCGCGCTCGACCGTGTCGAGCGCGAAGACGAAGCGATTGTGGAGATGGTGCAGAAGGGCGTTCGTTCTCGATACTACGACCGTGGCCGCTACTCGCCGCCGCGCGAAAGCGGCGTCCACCAGTTCCACCAGATGATCGCAGAATCGATGCGCTAA
- a CDS encoding transposase, whose product MLAEIVEDVILFKRGERHSVHAWCVMFNHVHAIVTMSRLLSLNDWLGSVKKFSSRRINQELGRAGTLWERESFNHLVRSEANFAQACKYVEMNPVEAKLCASPGDWPFSSARESAFRDPLEHFAPPSDTPFVVPRDRGELTHIIKEEGTYFVTFRLLDSVVLNRRR is encoded by the coding sequence ATGCTCGCGGAGATCGTCGAAGACGTCATTCTGTTCAAACGAGGCGAACGTCACTCCGTCCACGCTTGGTGCGTCATGTTCAATCATGTGCACGCGATCGTGACGATGTCTAGACTTCTCTCACTGAACGACTGGCTTGGCTCAGTAAAGAAGTTCTCGTCCAGGCGGATCAATCAAGAACTGGGGCGCGCTGGTACACTCTGGGAGAGAGAATCGTTCAATCACCTTGTCCGGTCGGAGGCGAACTTTGCACAGGCATGCAAGTACGTTGAGATGAATCCGGTCGAGGCTAAGCTTTGTGCATCACCTGGTGACTGGCCGTTTAGTTCTGCACGAGAATCCGCATTCCGAGATCCTCTCGAACACTTTGCGCCACCAAGTGATACGCCGTTCGTCGTGCCGAGGGACAGAGGGGAACTGACTCACATAATAAAGGAAGAAGGCACGTACTTCGTCACGTTCAGATTGCTGGACTCAGTAGTGCTCAATCGACGGCGCTGA
- a CDS encoding DUF2071 domain-containing protein, whose amino-acid sequence MQTEALLALRDRPDRSPAMFHTWRHLSFLHWEADAAEMQALLPDGLTVETYEGKAYVGLVLFTMNGIRFAWLPEIPGANAFHETNVRTYVTDESGSPGVWFFSLDAANLFAVRFARWWFGLTYTLAKMSIDDDGHGLAYESERLRPPPGGAKCQVRMGEFGDVFEASPGTLEFWIFERYLLFAKKGDKLMTGRVWHKPYPIQTAECLECDESLTAALGITKSGPPDLVHYCKGVDVEVFAPQQIEFEP is encoded by the coding sequence ATGCAGACCGAAGCATTGCTCGCCCTAAGAGACAGGCCCGACCGCAGTCCAGCGATGTTTCACACTTGGCGGCACTTGAGTTTTCTGCACTGGGAAGCCGACGCAGCGGAAATGCAAGCGCTGCTGCCCGATGGGCTGACGGTAGAGACGTATGAGGGGAAGGCGTACGTTGGGCTCGTGCTGTTTACAATGAACGGGATACGCTTCGCGTGGCTTCCAGAAATACCTGGAGCGAACGCGTTCCACGAGACGAACGTGCGCACGTACGTCACGGACGAGAGCGGATCACCAGGCGTGTGGTTCTTCTCGCTCGACGCTGCAAACCTCTTCGCAGTGCGCTTTGCCCGCTGGTGGTTCGGACTGACATACACGCTTGCCAAGATGTCGATCGACGACGACGGACACGGGCTTGCGTACGAGTCTGAGCGGCTCCGGCCTCCGCCCGGCGGCGCGAAGTGTCAAGTAAGGATGGGTGAGTTCGGCGACGTCTTCGAGGCATCACCGGGCACTCTTGAGTTCTGGATCTTCGAGCGGTATCTGTTGTTTGCGAAGAAAGGGGACAAGCTGATGACCGGCCGCGTCTGGCACAAGCCGTATCCGATTCAAACGGCCGAGTGCCTGGAGTGCGACGAGTCGCTGACCGCCGCGCTCGGCATCACCAAGTCCGGCCCGCCTGATCTCGTCCACTACTGCAAAGGCGTCGACGTCGAGGTATTCGCGCCGCAACAGATTGAATTCGAACCATAG